From a single Veillonellales bacterium genomic region:
- a CDS encoding PQQ-binding-like beta-propeller repeat protein has product MAFLINGFIVVPKEMFAVIDLLKLKLLRSSLVLLLLVIATLSGGCGADASADMQGIFTKNGIMLMNAVKPGDIPQEIVVRVNGESKEIQWQIMGGKNLILAEFWEPWQNYEIEINGRKWNGTAPLTPTAAVLATGELGKLDETPSLKEWSPVVYEDVAVSPDGRFIGIASFDHKIYLYDNTGKKLWDYGIPDGVGVAIAFARDGLSLFVGESSPEANCYAFDTLSGEKLWQYSFSGDIGSDSTPKWNNRPKITSIAVMGNQVVASAEYTQRVTERLAGKAVVKYVTNCLIRAFDSRTGSSNWRYPQAETMDTGVSRLTFSADGSKLAFANHSWSKGQRYLDGSIRILDGATGGVLGIHQLEEPKDGQCNYIGIFDGIHISPNGRYLAVVTADNRGMLFDISHITIENSEQGASTEFPLLWLRQISNVQRIGGVPVYAYGNTAHTTDDGQVLFMTGATFLADKTATSGAPPFVHPDSTTLFFYRSNGELIWKWQSDGGIGKLRFSGDGRYLVLPIYHNYITRKKDKAGLYCFDLTAAQGKNLLWFYPLEGIAVTTGIAENGTTVAGVEVPVRQSDDTLLGTHRLHILQ; this is encoded by the coding sequence ATGGCTTTTTTGATAAATGGTTTTATTGTGGTACCAAAGGAGATGTTTGCCGTCATAGATTTATTAAAGTTGAAGTTACTGAGAAGCAGCTTGGTGCTCCTTTTATTGGTGATTGCCACTTTAAGCGGAGGATGCGGAGCAGATGCATCAGCCGATATGCAGGGGATATTTACTAAGAATGGCATTATGCTCATGAATGCCGTCAAACCGGGTGACATTCCGCAAGAGATAGTTGTGCGGGTCAATGGCGAGAGTAAAGAAATTCAGTGGCAGATCATGGGTGGGAAAAATTTGATTCTGGCGGAATTTTGGGAGCCATGGCAAAATTATGAAATTGAGATAAATGGCCGGAAGTGGAACGGCACGGCTCCCCTTACTCCTACAGCGGCGGTACTGGCTACTGGAGAGCTGGGGAAATTGGACGAAACGCCTTCCTTAAAAGAGTGGTCGCCGGTGGTTTATGAAGATGTGGCGGTTTCTCCTGATGGCCGATTTATCGGGATCGCGTCCTTTGATCATAAGATATACCTATATGATAATACCGGGAAAAAATTGTGGGATTACGGGATACCGGATGGAGTAGGGGTAGCCATTGCTTTTGCCCGCGACGGGTTGTCACTGTTTGTGGGAGAATCCAGTCCGGAAGCCAATTGTTATGCCTTTGATACCTTATCTGGGGAAAAACTGTGGCAGTATAGTTTTTCCGGGGACATCGGCAGTGACAGTACGCCGAAATGGAACAACCGGCCTAAAATTACCAGTATCGCTGTTATGGGGAATCAGGTTGTTGCTAGTGCGGAATATACGCAGCGGGTGACAGAACGTTTAGCTGGAAAGGCAGTTGTAAAATATGTGACCAATTGTCTGATCCGGGCATTTGACAGCAGGACGGGAAGCAGTAATTGGCGTTATCCTCAGGCGGAAACGATGGATACAGGAGTATCCCGGCTGACTTTTTCCGCCGATGGCAGCAAGCTGGCGTTTGCCAATCACTCCTGGAGTAAAGGCCAGCGTTATTTGGATGGCAGTATCCGGATTTTGGACGGAGCTACTGGTGGTGTATTAGGTATTCACCAGTTAGAAGAACCAAAAGATGGTCAATGCAATTATATCGGCATCTTTGATGGGATTCATATCTCGCCTAATGGCCGTTACCTGGCCGTTGTGACTGCGGATAATCGGGGAATGCTGTTTGATATCAGTCATATTACCATTGAAAACTCCGAGCAAGGTGCCAGCACCGAATTTCCTTTGTTATGGCTTCGGCAGATTAGTAATGTCCAGCGCATCGGCGGTGTGCCTGTCTATGCTTACGGGAATACGGCTCACACGACAGATGACGGACAGGTTCTCTTTATGACCGGTGCTACTTTTTTGGCCGACAAAACGGCTACCTCCGGAGCACCGCCCTTTGTACATCCCGATTCAACGACTTTGTTTTTTTATCGCAGCAATGGTGAATTAATCTGGAAATGGCAGTCTGACGGGGGTATCGGCAAGCTGAGATTTTCCGGAGATGGCCGTTATTTGGTCTTACCGATTTACCATAACTATATTACCCGGAAAAAAGATAAAGCCGGTCTATATTGTTTCGATTTAACAGCGGCACAGGGGAAAAATCTGCTATGGTTTTATCCTTTGGAAGGGATAGCGGTAACAACGGGAATTGCCGAAAACGGAACAACGGTTGCCGGAGTGGAAGTGCCGGTCCGGCAGTCCGATGATACACTGCTGGGAACACACCGGCTTCATATTTTACAGTAA
- a CDS encoding TonB-dependent receptor — MKTKRKRKNLQAAIILSLILSSSTVFTVAYAEEAPAYDLDTVVVTATKIAQPVKDVPASVTVITAEELKKMNVTTVDQALVRAAGVYDYRPKGLSSGVTSNNISLRGFNGAGSTLVLLDGQPLNQAYNGLVSWSAIPVESVERIEVVKGSASALYGSNAMGGVINIITKSPQKSQAQVSARYESDNTWVRRVGVSDKLSEKWSYRFDYEKKTTDGYPTSLITNTAPPGTPSTDKNGKKVYIIGDTGDNNWTQDNWNGKLAYDISDKRKLIFDVMHNKYDYGYEAYHYYLSGKATNKSLLGLPGGEESNVYALGYRDQGSGLTMNIGVNDVLHEWYIGSAQSINGGTGHISDAPSRRWNVDVQQELQPTAKDRSVIGINYRNDWIHNQESYLSNLFNHSSITGTYPYSQAEGRSRTLGIFGQNEHKMNDKLSLTLGARYDSWKSYDGMNQDNRNGVKSPTYYSDRSDSAFSPKIALQYTMADKSNLHLSWGKSFQAPDLYTMYRSYDSISGGVTTHYEGNPDLKPQKVTSIELGWNKKINEKTNISAAYFHNDITNIIYQQTLSPTLKKQQNAGEGSTNGVELEISRQFTANWSGFFNYTYQRATISSNPAVPASEGKLVQNAPEQMLNFGVDYQKNKWRANLSGSYVSKRYTTDGNTDIVNNVYGSRDPYFIANTSVAYQWDSRNTVTFGVNNLFNRQYYNTYVAPDRSYSLQLTHKF, encoded by the coding sequence ATGAAAACCAAAAGAAAACGAAAAAATCTGCAAGCAGCAATTATTTTATCTTTGATCTTAAGTTCAAGTACAGTTTTTACAGTGGCATATGCCGAAGAAGCACCTGCTTATGATTTGGATACGGTAGTAGTCACCGCTACAAAAATTGCTCAACCGGTCAAAGATGTACCGGCCAGTGTGACGGTAATTACGGCGGAAGAACTTAAAAAGATGAATGTAACTACGGTGGATCAGGCTTTAGTCCGGGCGGCGGGAGTATATGATTACCGGCCGAAAGGACTGTCATCCGGGGTAACGTCCAATAATATTTCTCTGCGTGGATTTAATGGAGCTGGTTCCACTTTGGTATTATTGGATGGACAACCGTTGAATCAGGCATATAATGGACTGGTAAGCTGGTCGGCTATTCCGGTTGAAAGTGTTGAACGCATCGAAGTGGTGAAAGGTTCGGCCTCGGCTTTATATGGCAGCAATGCTATGGGCGGCGTTATCAATATCATTACTAAGAGTCCGCAAAAGAGCCAGGCTCAGGTATCGGCCCGGTATGAGTCCGATAATACCTGGGTTCGGCGTGTGGGTGTCAGTGATAAATTAAGTGAAAAGTGGAGTTACCGCTTTGACTATGAAAAAAAGACAACCGACGGATATCCTACTTCTTTAATAACAAATACGGCTCCGCCCGGTACGCCTTCAACGGATAAGAATGGTAAAAAAGTTTACATTATTGGCGATACGGGCGACAATAATTGGACTCAGGACAACTGGAACGGTAAGCTGGCCTATGATATTTCCGATAAACGCAAGCTGATATTTGATGTGATGCATAACAAATATGATTATGGATATGAGGCGTATCACTATTATTTGTCAGGAAAAGCAACTAACAAAAGCCTGCTGGGTTTACCGGGCGGTGAAGAAAGCAATGTATATGCTTTAGGCTACAGGGATCAAGGTTCGGGATTGACGATGAATATCGGAGTGAATGATGTATTGCATGAATGGTATATCGGCTCGGCTCAATCGATAAACGGTGGAACCGGCCATATTTCCGATGCTCCCAGCCGCCGCTGGAATGTGGATGTGCAGCAGGAATTGCAGCCTACAGCAAAAGACAGGAGCGTTATCGGCATCAATTACCGGAATGACTGGATTCACAACCAGGAAAGCTATCTTAGCAATTTGTTTAATCATAGCAGCATAACCGGCACTTATCCTTATTCCCAGGCAGAGGGTCGTTCCCGGACGCTCGGAATTTTTGGACAGAATGAGCATAAAATGAATGACAAGCTAAGCTTAACCCTGGGGGCCCGGTATGATTCCTGGAAAAGTTATGACGGTATGAATCAGGACAACCGCAACGGCGTGAAATCTCCTACATATTATTCCGATCGCAGTGATTCGGCATTCAGTCCGAAAATTGCTTTGCAGTACACAATGGCGGACAAGTCTAATCTGCACTTATCATGGGGGAAATCCTTCCAGGCACCCGATCTTTACACCATGTACCGGTCATATGATTCGATTTCCGGCGGGGTGACTACACATTATGAGGGTAATCCGGATTTAAAACCACAGAAGGTTACCAGCATTGAACTGGGCTGGAATAAAAAAATCAATGAAAAAACAAATATCAGTGCGGCCTATTTCCATAATGATATTACCAACATTATCTATCAGCAGACATTAAGTCCTACTCTAAAGAAACAACAAAATGCCGGTGAAGGTTCTACCAACGGAGTAGAGTTGGAAATCAGCCGTCAGTTTACTGCCAATTGGTCCGGCTTCTTCAATTATACATACCAACGGGCTACGATCAGCAGCAATCCGGCTGTTCCGGCATCGGAAGGCAAACTGGTACAGAACGCACCGGAACAGATGCTGAATTTTGGCGTTGATTATCAGAAAAATAAATGGCGGGCCAATCTGTCAGGCAGCTATGTCAGCAAGCGTTATACAACGGATGGAAATACCGATATAGTGAACAATGTATATGGCTCCCGCGATCCCTATTTTATTGCCAATACCAGCGTGGCATATCAGTGGGACAGCAGGAACACAGTTACTTTTGGTGTGAATAACCTGTTTAATCGTCAATATTATAATACCTATGTGGCGCCGGATCGTTCTTACAGCTTGCAGCTTACCCACAAATTCTAA
- a CDS encoding energy-coupling factor transporter transmembrane component T, with protein sequence MLKWQDVTYSEADQTILHRLDPRVKIIVLLATGFFIVLLDNPKILGSLLTFGIAGMIVSRLSPLKLKIAVVMIALGLWGSVFSQALFYEQVPRTAVLTVISPQMPVLGPLTKGLYIYQEGVIHGLKQGLRLTTMTTLGLLVCWTTDTRLLLLGMVKMRLPYSLSFMAVTAVKFIPALLQESMQVMTASRMRGGKRFGISLLIPILANCIRRSGTLAVAVESRAFRCYNQRTYLEELSFSRGEKWLLVGYMLLTVLITFSKVSYWLYQYGIYYHPGLRTVYEFTRVCL encoded by the coding sequence TTGCTGAAGTGGCAGGATGTTACTTATAGTGAAGCCGATCAAACAATTCTTCACCGGCTGGATCCCAGAGTAAAGATTATCGTATTATTGGCAACCGGCTTTTTTATTGTATTGCTGGACAATCCCAAGATATTGGGAAGCTTGTTGACTTTCGGCATAGCGGGAATGATTGTTTCCCGGTTGTCGCCGCTTAAATTGAAGATTGCCGTCGTTATGATTGCCTTAGGCCTTTGGGGCTCCGTGTTTAGTCAGGCTTTATTTTATGAGCAGGTACCGCGAACAGCCGTGCTGACAGTCATTTCACCCCAGATGCCGGTGTTAGGGCCATTGACGAAGGGGTTGTATATCTATCAGGAAGGGGTCATTCATGGACTGAAACAGGGACTCCGGCTGACAACCATGACAACGTTAGGCCTTTTGGTCTGCTGGACGACAGATACCAGGCTGCTGCTGCTGGGAATGGTAAAAATGCGGCTGCCTTATAGCTTGTCCTTCATGGCGGTTACGGCTGTAAAGTTTATCCCTGCGCTTCTGCAGGAATCCATGCAGGTGATGACTGCCTCTCGAATGCGCGGCGGCAAACGATTCGGCATTTCCTTGCTGATCCCCATTTTGGCCAATTGTATCCGGCGCTCGGGGACGCTGGCGGTGGCGGTGGAAAGCAGGGCGTTTCGCTGCTATAATCAGCGTACCTATTTAGAAGAGCTGAGTTTTTCCCGCGGGGAAAAATGGTTGCTTGTCGGCTATATGCTGCTGACAGTTCTTATTACTTTCAGTAAAGTAAGCTATTGGCTCTATCAATATGGAATTTATTATCACCCCGGGCTGCGAACAGTTTATGAATTTACCAGAGTTTGTCTGTAA
- the cobN gene encoding cobaltochelatase subunit CobN translates to MKIGSIMWASYMPTLTEAVDAVEEIELNMCSTHDLADPDYREKFLDYLRNQADVLLLFPTAGSTWDSIAESVAAIAGQKPSIAFGFVPGLIACNTVKAEIALTVQQYLTLGGKSNGENALLYILRELAGRDVMVQPPEEVAWQGISYPGVEQLYSSAADYREHCPAYRPGRPTVGVLYYRNLWLNHNTEVVDAIVSRFEQDGYNVLPAFSTGRKNVETGAQDNAYAAENYFMVDGKPVIDALIYLQSYFFVTQDGGGDKTAAAIGDTLLRQLDVPVLKAMLTYNKTEEEWRADPYGIPGSTMVMSVGMPECSGIIEPIVIGSVNRVQKQADSGTLEYYRPIPQRIRYLCRRTEKWIALRHKKPAERKVAFILHNSPCHGVELGVGGAANLDSLESVSRILSAMKQAGYCIDNLPTSGQELINRIMETKAISDFRWTPVEEIAAKGGVLKYLSTEDYRQWFDQFPAKVQTAMIETWGNPPGEEKDGVPAAMVYNGKILITGVEYGNAVVCCQPKRGCAGARCDGQVCKILHDPECPPTHQYVATYRYLEDIWGADILVHVGTHGNLEFLPGKSVGLSESCYPELTLGTIPHLYIYNTDNPPEGTIAKRRSYAALVGHMQTVMVEAETYGQLAEIENMLAEYGKTKQTDPARSHELEHLLREKAQEAKLLDAGEKCETDVFVEKLHGLITQIKSRMHQDGMHIFDDIPQGERRVNFIRAVLKHDTGEQGNLSRAVARLMGLDYDQMLDTPQVWKVAYGKTYGELLNTVSQYEKELIREFMTIKITGKSAVNDGSDIDLPAAVRRIMGDHFVQPVNSEQLQYWLDKVKKIDAGFTASREMDSLLQGFAGSYLPAGPSGLITRGRADILPTGRNFYSADPEKIPTQAAWKIGQKLADGLLAKHEADTGRLPENCGMVLFATDCMWTDGEQVAQILALLGVEPHWADGGRVKGFRILSLQELGRPRVDVTLRIGGVTRDCFPGIVDYLDEAIQAVAALDEPVEQNYVRKHTLEHLENDSKESWEQATARIFGSRPNTYGAGVNLAVHASAWKTEQDLSDIFIAWSGYAYGKKRGGQAAVGQFKHQLSTVDLTYNKAATDEYDIFGCCCQFSYYGGFTAAARTLNSHEVQTYFGDTRDPERPAVTTLSDEITNIVRVKILNPAWMESMKRHGYKGAGDMAKRIAHIYGWEATTGAVDDWIFDDVAKTYVLDDDMRQWFGENNPWAMEEINRRLLEAAERGLWQADPAVLQELQETYMEAEGWLEERMGEVTGEFQGGSVDVITADDVPAWKAKLGK, encoded by the coding sequence ATGAAAATCGGTTCAATTATGTGGGCGAGTTATATGCCGACTCTAACCGAGGCCGTGGATGCTGTCGAAGAAATAGAACTTAACATGTGCAGCACCCATGATTTGGCGGACCCCGATTACCGGGAAAAATTCTTAGACTATTTAAGAAATCAAGCGGATGTGCTGCTGCTGTTTCCGACTGCCGGGAGTACCTGGGATTCTATAGCGGAGTCGGTTGCAGCGATAGCCGGGCAAAAACCTTCCATTGCTTTCGGGTTTGTGCCGGGATTGATTGCCTGCAATACGGTAAAAGCGGAGATCGCTTTAACGGTACAGCAATATTTGACGTTAGGCGGGAAAAGTAACGGTGAAAATGCTTTGTTATATATTTTGCGAGAACTGGCAGGCCGGGATGTGATGGTTCAGCCACCGGAAGAAGTAGCTTGGCAGGGCATCAGTTATCCGGGCGTTGAGCAATTATACAGCAGCGCAGCCGACTATAGGGAACATTGTCCGGCTTATCGGCCGGGTCGGCCGACGGTAGGCGTGCTGTATTATCGCAACTTGTGGCTGAATCATAATACGGAGGTCGTTGACGCGATTGTCAGCCGGTTCGAACAGGACGGATATAATGTGCTGCCCGCCTTCAGCACCGGCAGGAAGAATGTTGAAACCGGTGCGCAAGACAATGCTTATGCGGCAGAAAACTATTTTATGGTGGACGGTAAGCCGGTTATTGATGCCTTGATTTATCTGCAATCCTATTTTTTTGTGACGCAGGATGGAGGCGGGGATAAGACGGCCGCCGCCATCGGTGATACCCTTTTGCGGCAGTTGGATGTGCCGGTTCTGAAAGCCATGCTGACTTACAATAAGACGGAAGAGGAATGGCGTGCCGATCCTTATGGCATACCGGGGTCAACTATGGTTATGTCGGTGGGGATGCCGGAGTGCAGCGGTATAATTGAACCCATAGTGATCGGATCGGTCAATCGGGTGCAAAAGCAAGCGGACAGTGGAACTTTGGAGTATTATCGGCCGATTCCTCAGCGAATCCGTTATTTATGCCGTCGGACGGAAAAATGGATTGCTCTCAGACATAAAAAACCGGCAGAACGGAAGGTGGCATTCATTTTGCATAATAGCCCCTGCCATGGGGTGGAATTAGGGGTAGGCGGAGCGGCTAATTTGGACTCACTGGAAAGTGTATCTCGTATTCTGTCTGCTATGAAGCAGGCAGGATATTGTATTGATAATCTGCCGACTTCCGGCCAGGAACTGATTAATCGAATTATGGAAACCAAGGCTATTTCCGACTTTCGCTGGACGCCGGTGGAAGAAATCGCTGCCAAAGGCGGGGTTCTGAAATATTTAAGTACAGAGGATTACCGGCAGTGGTTTGATCAATTTCCGGCCAAGGTACAGACTGCCATGATTGAAACTTGGGGAAACCCGCCGGGGGAGGAAAAAGACGGCGTTCCCGCCGCAATGGTCTATAATGGCAAAATTTTAATTACCGGTGTGGAATATGGCAATGCGGTAGTTTGCTGTCAGCCGAAAAGAGGCTGTGCCGGGGCTCGGTGCGACGGGCAGGTCTGTAAAATTCTCCATGATCCGGAATGTCCGCCTACCCATCAATATGTAGCTACCTATCGTTATTTGGAAGACATCTGGGGAGCGGATATTCTGGTACACGTAGGAACTCACGGCAATTTAGAGTTTTTACCGGGAAAATCCGTAGGTTTGTCGGAGTCCTGCTACCCGGAACTGACCCTTGGTACAATTCCCCATCTTTATATCTACAACACGGATAATCCGCCGGAAGGAACGATTGCCAAACGACGAAGTTACGCTGCCCTTGTAGGACATATGCAGACGGTTATGGTGGAAGCGGAGACGTATGGACAACTGGCGGAAATCGAAAATATGCTGGCCGAATATGGTAAAACAAAGCAGACGGATCCGGCTCGCAGTCATGAATTGGAACACCTGCTGAGAGAAAAAGCCCAGGAAGCTAAACTGTTGGACGCTGGAGAAAAGTGTGAGACAGATGTATTCGTGGAGAAACTGCATGGTTTGATTACGCAAATCAAAAGCAGGATGCATCAGGATGGTATGCACATTTTTGATGATATTCCCCAAGGTGAGCGACGGGTGAATTTCATCCGGGCCGTACTGAAACATGACACCGGCGAGCAAGGAAATCTAAGCAGAGCGGTTGCTCGCCTAATGGGGCTGGATTACGATCAGATGCTGGATACGCCTCAGGTATGGAAGGTTGCGTATGGCAAAACGTACGGGGAACTGCTCAATACTGTGAGTCAATATGAGAAAGAGTTGATTCGGGAATTTATGACCATAAAAATAACAGGAAAATCGGCGGTAAACGATGGTTCGGACATTGACCTGCCGGCAGCAGTACGCAGGATTATGGGGGATCATTTTGTACAACCGGTGAATTCGGAGCAATTGCAATACTGGCTGGATAAAGTTAAAAAAATTGATGCCGGGTTTACGGCATCCAGGGAAATGGACAGTTTGCTGCAGGGCTTTGCCGGCAGCTATTTACCGGCCGGGCCTTCCGGCCTGATTACCAGAGGCCGGGCCGATATTCTGCCGACGGGCCGGAACTTTTACAGCGCCGACCCGGAAAAAATCCCGACGCAGGCAGCCTGGAAGATCGGTCAAAAGCTGGCAGACGGGCTTCTGGCCAAACATGAAGCCGATACCGGCCGGCTGCCGGAGAATTGCGGCATGGTGCTGTTTGCTACGGATTGCATGTGGACAGACGGCGAGCAGGTTGCGCAGATATTGGCATTGCTGGGAGTAGAGCCGCACTGGGCCGACGGGGGACGGGTCAAAGGATTCCGCATCCTATCCCTGCAAGAATTGGGACGACCGCGGGTTGATGTTACGCTGCGGATCGGGGGTGTGACCCGGGACTGCTTCCCGGGTATTGTAGATTATTTGGATGAAGCGATACAAGCGGTAGCGGCGCTGGATGAGCCGGTTGAGCAGAACTATGTTCGCAAGCATACGCTGGAGCACTTGGAAAATGACTCGAAGGAATCCTGGGAACAAGCGACGGCCCGCATTTTCGGCAGCCGTCCCAATACCTACGGCGCCGGTGTCAATTTAGCGGTACATGCTTCCGCCTGGAAGACGGAACAAGATCTGTCGGATATTTTTATTGCCTGGAGCGGTTATGCTTACGGCAAAAAAAGAGGGGGACAGGCGGCAGTCGGTCAGTTTAAGCACCAGCTTTCTACTGTTGACCTTACGTATAATAAAGCGGCGACCGATGAGTACGACATTTTTGGCTGCTGTTGTCAGTTTTCTTATTATGGCGGGTTTACGGCAGCAGCCCGCACGCTCAATAGCCATGAGGTGCAAACCTATTTCGGCGATACCCGTGATCCGGAACGGCCGGCGGTGACTACGCTGTCGGATGAAATCACAAATATTGTCAGAGTAAAAATTTTAAATCCGGCCTGGATGGAAAGCATGAAGCGCCATGGCTACAAAGGCGCGGGCGATATGGCAAAAAGGATCGCCCACATTTATGGCTGGGAAGCAACAACCGGTGCAGTGGATGATTGGATTTTTGACGATGTGGCCAAAACCTATGTGCTGGATGATGACATGCGGCAATGGTTTGGGGAGAATAACCCTTGGGCTATGGAGGAAATCAACCGGCGCCTGCTGGAAGCGGCGGAGCGCGGTTTATGGCAGGCCGATCCGGCAGTGCTGCAAGAATTGCAGGAAACCTATATGGAAGCAGAAGGCTGGCTGGAGGAGCGTATGGGGGAGGTGACAGGTGAATTCCAAGGAGGATCGGTGGATGTGATAACTGCCGATGATGTGCCTGCCTGGAAAGCCAAGCTGGGAAAATAA
- a CDS encoding ABC transporter ATP-binding protein: protein MIAFTNFSFWYPGRANATLRQIDFAVGPGEFVLLTGPTGCGKSTLLKCLNGVIPHLSGGKCEGEIFIHGQDTRTFTMGELSAEVGLVQQSPDDQIFATCIQDEVAFGPENLCLDRDKIEEQVTWALKAVELDGYRQRSTNALSGGQKQRLALAAMLSLNPRILALDEPVSQLDPQGADEVMAVIRNLNKKYGVTVVMVEHRIHEVAQFVDRMVVMENGRIAYDAPVREAMLHADEFVAMGLRLPETVEISRRFHKHCAALTVQETVDLLKSGCPRQRGLPAECSEDAKGEPAVVAIEDLFYRYGKQDQPALCGVNLKVRQGEKVAVMGRNGSGKSTLLAHMAGMIVPQQGVVTIAGQLIRRRLSLPLGTVGLVMQNPDLMLFHRSVRQEVIFGLENLKLEEKIRTERYSKAMEGFALTALQADPPLSLSRGQRLRTATAAVAAMNPSVIFLDEPTTGQDQDHIDSMMTSLLEQAETVVFCTHDVETVIRYASRVVVMEQGRIVADEIPRKIFADEPFLLRYGLRPTQSWLVGRTLGLEDVFTPGELERRWSC, encoded by the coding sequence ATGATTGCCTTTACTAACTTTAGTTTTTGGTATCCTGGCAGAGCGAATGCGACTTTGCGTCAAATTGATTTTGCAGTGGGGCCGGGTGAGTTTGTACTGTTGACCGGACCAACCGGCTGCGGGAAAAGTACACTGCTGAAATGCTTGAACGGTGTTATCCCCCATTTATCCGGCGGAAAATGTGAGGGCGAAATCTTCATCCATGGGCAGGACACACGGACGTTCACTATGGGCGAATTGTCGGCAGAGGTCGGCTTGGTGCAGCAAAGCCCCGATGATCAGATTTTTGCTACCTGCATACAGGATGAAGTTGCATTTGGTCCGGAAAACCTTTGTCTGGACCGGGATAAAATTGAGGAACAGGTAACGTGGGCCTTAAAGGCAGTGGAATTGGACGGCTACCGGCAAAGAAGCACGAATGCTCTATCCGGCGGACAAAAACAACGCTTGGCGCTTGCTGCTATGCTATCATTGAATCCCCGGATTCTTGCCTTGGATGAACCGGTCAGCCAGCTTGACCCGCAGGGCGCTGACGAAGTTATGGCAGTCATTCGCAATTTAAATAAAAAATACGGTGTCACGGTGGTAATGGTTGAACACCGGATTCATGAGGTAGCCCAATTTGTCGACCGAATGGTGGTCATGGAAAACGGACGAATTGCTTACGATGCTCCGGTACGGGAAGCCATGCTGCATGCCGATGAATTTGTTGCGATGGGACTGCGGCTGCCGGAGACAGTGGAAATCAGCCGGCGGTTTCATAAGCACTGCGCCGCTTTGACCGTGCAGGAGACGGTTGATTTGCTGAAATCGGGCTGCCCGAGACAGCGGGGCCTGCCGGCAGAGTGTTCCGAAGACGCAAAGGGGGAACCGGCTGTTGTTGCAATCGAAGATTTATTTTACCGTTACGGAAAACAGGACCAGCCGGCCTTATGCGGGGTCAACCTAAAGGTTCGGCAGGGAGAGAAAGTAGCTGTTATGGGCCGTAACGGTTCCGGCAAGTCGACCTTGCTGGCGCATATGGCCGGTATGATCGTACCGCAGCAGGGAGTGGTAACGATAGCCGGACAGCTGATTCGGCGCAGGCTTTCCTTACCGTTAGGTACGGTTGGCTTGGTGATGCAAAATCCGGATTTAATGCTGTTTCACCGGAGTGTCCGTCAGGAAGTAATTTTTGGTCTGGAAAATCTAAAACTGGAAGAAAAGATACGGACAGAGCGATACAGTAAAGCAATGGAAGGATTCGCCTTGACCGCGCTGCAAGCCGACCCCCCGCTGTCCCTTAGCCGGGGACAGCGTCTGCGGACGGCCACTGCGGCTGTTGCGGCGATGAACCCCAGCGTTATCTTTTTGGATGAACCGACCACCGGGCAGGATCAGGATCATATCGACAGTATGATGACGTCACTGCTGGAGCAGGCGGAAACTGTGGTGTTTTGTACCCATGATGTTGAGACTGTCATTCGCTATGCAAGCCGCGTCGTTGTAATGGAACAGGGACGGATCGTCGCCGATGAGATTCCGCGCAAGATTTTTGCCGATGAACCGTTTTTGCTCCGCTATGGTCTACGACCGACTCAGTCCTGGCTGGTAGGCAGAACTCTGGGGTTGGAAGATGTATTCACGCCGGGGGAACTGGAAAGAAGGTGGTCTTGCTGA